The Microplitis mediator isolate UGA2020A chromosome 4, iyMicMedi2.1, whole genome shotgun sequence nucleotide sequence aaatccAATTACTATTAAATCAAATTCATCAACACCAATTCCAAATGTTTTACGTTATCCATCTAATTCAGGATACAAAATTCCtcgtaaaaaaactaaaatcccgcatgaatttgaatttgatgaATCAAGTCTTCGTGTAACAATAGGACCATCAATAATACCTgagtcattaattaaaaaacgacAGGCTAAAATGAATAAACATCATCGTGAATCATCAAGTGAATCACAAAACGAAGGAGACACATTGGCAGATtctagagaattaaataatacacTAGATATAAATGCATCAATACTAGATAAATCAATACCAAACTTGGATGATTCTGAAGAATCTGATGAAAAGACagcatttcatttttactgtcttagaaataaagttatttttgcattgaatagttcaggaaatttttcattccaTGGTAAATTAAGAATAAAGGTACTGTACGGTGCTGTTGATATTTACGGatatacattaaataaattgaataccGTGACACCAGTAGAAATTTACTCACCACGCAGctcaaatttattatgtatccAAAGTACATTTTGTCCTGAGTCTAGTGGTTGTGATGATTTTTCAGATGTTTGGGATGCGTTGAAAGAAGATAATATTGATTGTAATTCAGAAGCGTTTACAACATTTGCTGATAATATTGAAGCCGGCTGGTCCGTGTTCacacttcaaaattttgataataatttaacagaATTTCTTGCAAGATATTTTTCACATGGATTATTTCCTGTAATTGAATGTAATACTAACAATTATTGGATACTAGGTCGACGAGTTGAAATGGTTTTACAAAGTTTCATTTATCCTACAAAAGCACGTAAACGAGTACTTTGTTTCAATAATACTAAAGATAGTGTTGAAGCTGTtgttaatgattttaaatctAGACATTCATCACGAATAATATTAGCTGGTGGTAAAAATCTTGGTAAATCAACGACAATGCGTTaccttgttaataaattattacacgaAACTGACCAAGTTTTAGTATTAGATTTTGATCCAGGACAAAGTGAATTCACTCCAGCGGGATGTATTTCTATGAATATTGTTCGTAAGCCACTTTTAGGTCCTAATTTTACTCATTTACAAACACCTTACCATCAAATTTATGTGGGTGGAATTGACGTAACTCGTTGCTTGACAAATTATATtgatggaataaaaaatataattgaatgtttaaatagatatttagataaacaaaataatccaATACCAGTCGTTGTAAATACTATGGgtttttgtgaaaatattggttgGGATATCATGTGTCATATAATTAAGAGCATTAAGCCAACAGATgtcattcaaataaattctaaGAAGGCTAAatgtaattatgataatttattgaaacatCAAGTTGTTATTAATGAGgtaaatacaattaattattttattttattatattttatgtaatttttagtaataattaaactattgtTTAACAGAGGAGTTCAGCATTAAGTTGGGCAAGTTTGGGTAATCCTTCATTGAACAAATACAAACATTATCTTGTTAATTCTGAAGCTGAGGTTCtagataaaaaaagcaaaaccTGGAACATAGAACCTCATCAATTGAGAGAAATTGTAATGCTCGCTTATTTAAGTGATattacaaaaactaaaaataacacaaagtCATATGTAACCTCGACAAGTGTACCAACAACTATCAATGAGATAACGCCATATCAAATTCCATTTTCGGCTGTTAAAGTATCACTTGGATTTCCGGTTGTTTCTCACGTACTGTCTGTTATCAACGGTAACATTGTTGCTTTAAGTGGTTGTGATTTTGATGATGAGCAATGCGATACTGAGGCGGTATCTTATCCAAAAGTTTTAGTACGAGCACCAGTGGCTACGTGTTATGGTTTTGGTAagtattattaattcattcattAATTGACTGATACCTCGCGTAactaattccaaaatgacatatttttatacaccTTTTTGGCTTTAGGAAACTCTAAAGTCAAAAAggcgtataattttatttccattgCCAATCGTTTTGTAGACGTTTTGTAtagataaaaattgaaaaaaaaaaagtttttgaaaaccAAAAGGGAATTTAGTTCAAGGGGGGCCACTTGTGTCACTGCTTGAAGAAAAGATGattgttggaaatttttttaaagaaatcgACTGTAaggaatgttttaattttttaaggagATATTTGTGGATATACAAGAAAtacatgataaaatttttggactaaaatattgaaaatttaacgaGTTATTCGCAATCTCCCaaggctaaaaaaaaagtgctcCCACTGCTGCAGTGATAGTGACCTTCACTGtgcatgaaataaaaaaaaaccaataagtttattaaattagaaGGTATTGGTCGTACCACGACCCACCGgcttagaaaaaatttgaaatttaacaaaatggtggagtttaaaaaaaaattcaaaaatttgcgcgaaaatttgatgatttctGGCTTGCCAAAATTACATTATCTATTCGATCGGAAAACTGGAAGTTCGTGGTATGgagaaacatatatatatatgataatcaAATCGATCAGATGATTTGTCTTCGAGTTATAACTgcagcaattttgaaaaatgtactTTCGAGAATCATTGAGCGGCTGCTCTTCAGATGgctgtaactcaaaaaaaatatttgagatatGCCGTTGAAATtttagcgaaaaaaaaattgattttttcaaaattgcacACTAGTAATCCCCTTAAATTATACGACTTTTTGgctttcaaaaatgtttttccaATTTTCAACTTTAGAATTAGTTAGCAATTAGTGACTAAAgtcaaaagggcgtataaaaatttgtctccttttggaattagtgatgcgaaattttaacaccgtgTTACGAGCCTTTATTTATACTTACCATAttggaataatttatttaaaatataaatattaatataaatttttgcatttttaaagCACTGGCACATCGATgtgtgataattaatttaaatttcaagatGTGGTATTTAAATCATTGAACCGAcggttatatttatttccggTATATGTTTATCGTAAACTCAAGTAGCTAAATATTTGTGTTCAGGCtcaaagaaatttataaagacTCTCTCGTTatcatttgtttaaataaattccaatattgatatttaaaaaaaaataaaattgatatttattttgaattcagtaatttcttaaacttattttattattttaaattaatatctcatgtaataatttttaatttaacaggAATAGTACGAGGTATAGATatggagcaaaaaaaaatatatataaatactccATTGTCAATTGATGTTTTACAATATGTCAATTGTTTAATCGGAAGCATCCAAGTTCCTGCATGTTTGCTTCAACGAAATAAATCGGGTTTGCCGTACACGAGTGGTAAGTGTAATTTACCAACAAGTCGTGATCCAAGAAGAGGATGCTTTCATATGAAAAACCTTAAAGATACGTCACTCTTATCTACGgacgattaaatatttttttatgtacattgataaaaaattacatcattaaaaaaaaaaaaaaagaaaaaactattttttttgcaataaataTTAGTTGCTCTCTTCAGACggtctatatttattataactctGTAGtagatacatatatgtatagaatatcaaattattgatgataacGTAACAATCCACACGATATAAATTCTAGGGAATACACATCAAAGCAAAATCATACTGCTAATTTACCCGTCATCACTATTATGTACACTAACGTGCAGTTAGATCTATTACATTTACCtctgataatataaatttacgtTACTACCTCTCATTAagagcttttaaaaatatcattatagTAATAcctcataaataataataataataataattataataattattattcccTATATtacaaaatcttttattttttaatcttaattaTGATTGAGATAAACTCAGAACAAACTcataaattactatatattttttcgataggtaaaatattcttgattgacatgttcaataaaatttgtcacttcaattaaataattttcggtATTTGATACAGTTAAATATTCTTGtagtcattaataattatttaaattaaaaattaataactcacTTGAAATTCAAAGTGACAGATCAGCTGTCAAACATttagtgtaataaaaaataaaattcgtatggagattaataaattattgagttaAATGACATTAGCACGTGGTTcaagcaaaaataaatttgaattgagGGCACGGTGTCTCTAAAAATACGATAAACATACCAGTGATACTTGACACTTCGACAAGTgtgagcaaaaaaaaacaaactatgTATACAGAAAAGCTTGAGTAGCTTAAAAAACGTGTCAGTAAATGAAAAGGGGATGAGAGATATgagggaaataaaaaaaaaaaaaataaacagtaaaaaaaagtaataaaaaaggGAGCTGATGAATGAAAACGCGAATTCGCGTTTGTTGGGTTAACGGCATACACATAAAGGGGCGACAGTTTCAGTAGTCGCTCTCGCTTACACTTGGCTCGGAAATATTCATTCATAAAGTTTGTCCCAACCTCGGGGCAATACCAAATACATAGAATAAagtgagagagagaaagagactGAGTGGGAGAGCCAGTAGAGAGATTTGAGGGGGTTTTAAAGTACAAGGACAGAGAAGAGAGGGTTGCTACAAGTGAAAAAAGGGGCTCTCTTTTACTACTCTTACTTTTAACTTTActtgtacatacatacatacatacatacatacatatcggTATATCTATGTATATCCATACCCAAGCAACCAAGCATACCTACCCTGTGTACTGAGTAGCGAGTAGAGTTGGCTCACTTGTTCGCGATACGATGAACTCGATAGCCCAACAACGACAGGTGTTGTCGCGCGCCGTTAAGAAAGAGAGTCACGATATAAAAAagtgaggataaaaaaaaaagtactcatTCGTTTTTTTATCAAGAGCTACAAGCAAAGAGACCGACAAAGCTTTTTCCAGGCGCATACAGCCTGTTGAAAGTCTTTGAGGTCTCGTTTACCACACGATTGTTTGATTTAAATCTAcggtaagaaaaaataaaaaaacatactgagccaaaaaatataaaaaataacaccgcGAAAcacatgataataataataataatgctggtgatgatgataataataataatagtagcaaaaaaagtataatttctATTGAATAACTTGGGACTTAAATTGCTTTTAAAAGTCGACATTGTGATGTCAACAAAGATGAATAGATCAGGTTATTCAACCTTCTGACATTCCGAATAAATTGAGAGTTAAAGAACACACTTGGGACcgtgtgtaaaaaaaaatgtagagcAAGCAGTCAGACGACGGAAAAGGTGGATGAGAGCAAGAGAGAAAGCCATTTGATAAAGAAAGGAAAGTATGTATGTGggtatcatatatatatataatataatataaagtggagaggaaataaaaaaaacatctacTGTGAGGCAGGCCAAGGGAGTGAGTATATGAATAGATATAATAGCAGGGTCAGTTCTCTCTTTTAATTTgtttagaattaaattttattattttaattgaaaagtgTCTGGTCTATAGCGTGAAGTcccttcttttttttcttttttttaactttgttatgacgttattaattatttgttaaggACATGCGGTAGaaagttattattaatgttatcaGCAATTAGAAagatgattttgaaatttaaaaaatgtatatattttatggaGTTTTTAAGCTTTATTACTGATGCAACATCGTGTTTCTGGCGACAGGGTAGAGAGTTAGAGTTTTATGTATATAGCATTCAGAGAGTCACAGACCGGTACTAACAGTTAAGTGCGTTCGGCGAAAGAGCCTCTCACAGCAGGACCGGTTTTTAAAGTACAGGGTGGAAGCGGTGAAATCGTACAATCGGAAGTTGACCTCAAATTCACTCAACGATTTCACCATCTGCACCCTGTATATGCACTTTAACACACTcatgaagcaaaaaaaaaaggaaaaaaatgaaacccaagctaacaaaaaaaaaatctacgtcTACATCATCCAGAGACGCAAACAAAGAACCTACTTTCCCTTGACGCCGTACCTTCTTGCGGCTTAAACTTTGGGCTGATGGAAAGGACAGAGTACTAGAGGATGAGAAGGCGCAGGAATAAGAAAAAAGACCAAGTAAAATTGTTATCTGCATCTGTACATAGCCCAAATAAGGGAAATATAACGTAACGGATAACTTGGAATGTTGGACCCTGAACTGCTGTAGGGGATTAGTAGGATCGAGTTTTGGGATTTGGAATTGGAAATTTAGTGTACGGCTCAGAAACAAGGGGCCAAATGTACAGTAAGAATTTAACAATACATAATACAATGGGAATAAACTAaaactttgtaatttttttgtttgtctaTTTGTACTAAAAAGGACACAAGATTTATAATGCGACAATCGAGAATATCTTTGAATCTTCTTTTcccttttacctttttttttatttattttgcttttttttatatactacATCTCTCGGGAGTTCGACTAAGTATGCGTTATAACTGGGGCAGGACTTtcagaaaaatgaaaaaagatctttatatatatatatatatatatatacagatatatttgtatgtactAGAAGGAAAAATGTAAAGAGGAAAGAAAGAGTGGAGAGAAATAGGGAGAAACATCCCCAGGACACCATGAGAAACCGCATGAGAAGCTTCTAAAATGCTATGTGCACGGATTTACTGTACACATACAAGTTAAAGTGAGATAGAGTAGACTTTGTAAGAGATGGAAATAtgtgtgtacatatatatgtacacatcAACGTGTCGTGGGAGGAATAGTGGAGGATAGAAGAGTTGAAAAGAGATGGGCAACACGTCGATCGGAGTATCTGCGAGAGCTTAGTGTTTGCGCGCGCATGCGTGGGATCTTTGTGGGCATTTTCAAACACCCGCCATCTTTATACTTCCATTTCCTCTTGCCCCTTGATCCTCCGCAAGTGTGCACATGATATTTTTTCCGGTTACGTTACGAGAGAGCGGAGAGACGGTTGATGGAGACGATTATCCCGTCCGTTTCTACATCAACCAACCAACCAACCAACCAACTATACTTCCATTCTCTCTTTGCACTATTTTGCTTTGTCCATACCGGGTAAGAAACCTTTTTATAGCAGCTGTCGAGGTAAAGGTTCACTTATTATGAGGTACTATAGGTATATGTGTGTCTAAATGTCGAGGATCGAGGGTCGCGGATCCATTCTCGTGGATTTTGGAAAAGtaaaatctaaaatatatattgaggggttaaaattataaaaggtatatattttatatgtgTAAGTAAATAGAGAATAGATGTAGATTTTCGAGGTTCAGCGGTTAAGGGAACAGGTAGTAGTGTAGGATGACAAGAAGGGTTAGCCATAGGGAAGATTTGAAAGAGAATAGTAAAAGGAGAGGACAGAAGTAATGTGAGAAGGAAAAGAATGAGAAGGCAAGGGGATGGATTGTGTGGGTGATACACGCAGCAGAGAATGAAATGGAAGAGGAAGCTCTATCATGGCCCGTGGGACGTCTGCAGACACTCCACTCGCTTGCAAACATACAACATAGGACATAGCGCACGGCAAAGGCTTTTCTCGTATtctattgatttttcaaaaagttttgaTGGTGGGAGTGCACATAGT carries:
- the LOC130666687 gene encoding polynucleotide 5'-hydroxyl-kinase NOL9-like, whose amino-acid sequence is MNKNKYIVSDHDILSDESMNGLRIVDDSSSNDVDILDAGESSNDCVPINSINKRQDSWGSTPKTAKKKFVNPITIKSNSSTPIPNVLRYPSNSGYKIPRKKTKIPHEFEFDESSLRVTIGPSIIPESLIKKRQAKMNKHHRESSSESQNEGDTLADSRELNNTLDINASILDKSIPNLDDSEESDEKTAFHFYCLRNKVIFALNSSGNFSFHGKLRIKVLYGAVDIYGYTLNKLNTVTPVEIYSPRSSNLLCIQSTFCPESSGCDDFSDVWDALKEDNIDCNSEAFTTFADNIEAGWSVFTLQNFDNNLTEFLARYFSHGLFPVIECNTNNYWILGRRVEMVLQSFIYPTKARKRVLCFNNTKDSVEAVVNDFKSRHSSRIILAGGKNLGKSTTMRYLVNKLLHETDQVLVLDFDPGQSEFTPAGCISMNIVRKPLLGPNFTHLQTPYHQIYVGGIDVTRCLTNYIDGIKNIIECLNRYLDKQNNPIPVVVNTMGFCENIGWDIMCHIIKSIKPTDVIQINSKKAKCNYDNLLKHQVVINERSSALSWASLGNPSLNKYKHYLVNSEAEVLDKKSKTWNIEPHQLREIVMLAYLSDITKTKNNTKSYVTSTSVPTTINEITPYQIPFSAVKVSLGFPVVSHVLSVINGNIVALSGCDFDDEQCDTEAVSYPKVLVRAPVATCYGFGIVRGIDMEQKKIYINTPLSIDVLQYVNCLIGSIQVPACLLQRNKSGLPYTSGKCNLPTSRDPRRGCFHMKNLKDTSLLSTDD